The following coding sequences are from one Eucalyptus grandis isolate ANBG69807.140 chromosome 11, ASM1654582v1, whole genome shotgun sequence window:
- the LOC104425111 gene encoding RING-H2 finger protein ATL74, whose amino-acid sequence MNRLHLNRRFLDADLGGPPPDASGENGTAAATDSYISETNFDTNMVIILAALLCALICALGLNSIVRCALRCSRRFGAETPEQAAARLATTGLKRRDLRQIPVAVYGSAAAAKIPATECPICLGEFVDGEKVRVLPKCNHGFHVRCIDTWLLSHSSCPNCRHSLLDRRPPENELPVVVG is encoded by the coding sequence ATGAATCGGCTCCATCTGAACCGGAGGTTCCTGGACGCGGACCTCGGCGGTCCGCCGCCGGACGCGTCGGGCGAGAacgggacggcggcggcgaccgatTCGTACATCAGCGAGACCAACTTCGACACCAACATGGTGATCATCCTGGCCGCCCTGCTGTGCGCGCTGATCTGCGCCCTGGGGCTCAACTCCATCGTCCGCTGCGCGCTCCGCTGCAGCCGGAGGTTCGGGGCGGAGACGCCGGAGCAGGCGGCGGCGAGGCTGGCGACCACGGGGCTCAAGAGGCGCGACCTGCGCCAGATCCCGGTGGCGGTGTAcgggtcggcggcggcggcgaagatCCCGGCGACGGAGTGCCCGATCTGCCTCGGCGAGTTCGTCGACGGGGAGAAGGTGCGGGTGCTCCCCAAGTGCAACCACGGGTTCCACGTGAGGTGCATTGACACCTGGCTGCTCTCGCACTCATCCTGCCCCAACTGCCGGCACTCGCTCCTCGATCGTCGGCCGCCGGAGAACGAGCTCCCCGTCGTCGTCGGTTAA
- the LOC104425117 gene encoding WRKY DNA-binding transcription factor 70: protein MEASSFGHRKVKAMKELVRGQDLAKRLQKSISRGGSPSSAEDDAQELVASFTKALSVLSHSESDDGSQVSDGQNDPAARSDGSSEESSKRKDGRGRYKRRRPSDTWSKISPTLVDDGHAWRKYGQKSILNTDFPRSYYRCTHKVEQKCPATKQVQMISKDPPMYQSTYYGRHTCKNLLNSPQIIVDHEDEDSKKLVSFSGNAASSQNNAFFSSLSFGLIKEEPRQETVPGGDHALFRSQPLPPPPPPPPSDCNFLPEYWPREVDQLDDFMPFGSY from the exons ATGGAAGCTTCATCGTTCGGACATCGGAAAGTGAAGGCGATGAAGGAGCTGGTCCGGGGCCAAGATCTGGCCAAGCGGCTCCAGAAGTCCATTTCCCGCGGCGGGTCTCCGTCGTCGGCCGAGGACGACGCCCAGGAGCTCGTCGCTTCCTTCACCAAGGCCCTCTCCGTGCTGAGCCACTCCGAATCCGACGACGGCTCGCAAGTCTCGGACGGCCAGAACGACCCCGCCGCCAGGTCCGACGGCTCGTCCGAGGAGAGCAGCAAGCGCAAAGACGGCAGAGGACGCTACAAGAGGAG GAGGCCTTCAGATACATGGTCAAAAATTAGCCCCACGCTCGTCGACGATGGCCATGCTTGGAGAAAGTACGGCCAGAAGTCCATCCTCAACACCGATTTCCCGAG GAGCTATTATAGGTGCACTCACAAGGTGGAACAGAAGTGCCCGGCGACCAAGCAAGTCCAGATGATATCCAAGGACCCTCCCATGTATCAGAGCACCTACTATGGCCGCCACACCTGCAAGAACCTGCTGAACTCCCCTCAGATCATCGTCGATCATGAGGATGAGGACTCCAAGAAGCTCGTCAGCTTCAGCGGCAACGCCGCGAGCTCGCAGAACAACGCCTTCTTCTCCTCGTTGAGCTTCGGGTTGATAAAGGAGGAACCCAGGCAAGAGACGGTGCCGGGCGGCGATCACGCCCTATTCCGCTCCCAaccgctgccgccaccgccaccgccaccgccgagCGATTGTAATTTTCTCCCTGAATACTGGCCGAGAGAGGTGGATCAGCTTGACGATTTCATGCCCTTTGGATCTTATTGA
- the LOC104425114 gene encoding uncharacterized protein LOC104425114, which produces MRVIAYSDTVLVPLSLFVMVGYHAFLWHHIKHRPSTTTIGHDSQKRKAWFLALKEGDDKASMLAIQSTRNTLMVTILTATVAVLINLALAALTNNAYSADHLFSSAFFGSKSPKIFALKYGSASFFSSFSFLCSSMAVGYLIDANFLINAANSDGMFSTSPYTLAVYERGFLLALFGNRLLCVTFPLLLWMFGPVPVALSSGALVWGLYELDFAGRSLHHTGKTRA; this is translated from the exons ATGAGGGTGATCGCGTACTCCGACACGGTGTTGGTGCCGCTGAGCCTCTTCGTCATGGTAGGCTACCACGCCTTCCTCTGGCACCACATCAAGCACCGGccctccaccaccaccatcggCCACGACTCGCAGAAGCGCAAGGCATGGTTTCTTGCCCTCAAAGAG GGCGACGACAAGGCGAGCATGTTGGCTATCCAAAGCACGCGAAACACCCTGATGGTGACCATCCTGACGGCAACCGTAGCCGTCCTGATCAACTTGGCGCTTGCGGCTCTCACCAACAACGCCTACAGCGCGGACCACCTCTTCAGCAGCGCCTTCTTCGGTTCCAAATCCCCCAAGATCTTCGCCCTCAAGTACGGCTCGGCGTCCTTCTTCTCGAGCTTCAGCTTCCTGTGCAGCTCGATGGCGGTCGGCTACTTGATCGACGCGAATTTCCTGATAAACGCAGCCAACAGCGACGGTATGTTCTCTACTTCCCCGTACACGCTGGCGGTTTACGAGAGAGGGTTCCTGCTGGCCCTTTTTGGGAACCGGCTGCTCTGCGTGACGTTTCCCTTGTTGTTGTGGATGTTCGGGCCGGTCCCGGTCGCGCTCTCCTCCGGGGCGTTGGTGTGGGGGCTTTACGAGCTCGATTTCGCCGGAAGATCTCTACATCACACTGGGAAAACCCGAGCATGA
- the LOC104425113 gene encoding vacuolar-sorting receptor 1 isoform X2 — protein sequence MGRAWERSKLLIWAWCVLCGSCVGRFVVEKSSLKVSTPKSLKGSYESSMGNFGVPLYGGSLLGTVVYPDDNRDACKSFEGFNASLATAPRGSPTILLADRGGCFFTTKAWNAQNGGAAAILVADDKKDEDLITMDAPGENHGDSDYLQNITIPAAFITESLGDNIKKALSAGEMVIVTLDWTEALPYPDERVEYEFWTNSNDECGPKCDTQIEFVKNFKGAAQILEHKGYAQFTPHYITWFCPKQFLSTEECRSQCINSGRYCAPDPEQDFSKGYNGRDVVLQNLREICFFKVANESNKPWLWWDFVSDFAIRCPMKEKKFNKECAEKVIQSLGVDLEKINQCIGDPDADKDNPVLKAEQDAQIGKGSRGDVSILPTLIINNRQYRGKLDREVVLKAVCAGFQETTEPDICLSSDIETNECLENNGGCWQDEVANITACQDTFRGRVCECPLVQGVKFVGDGYTHCEASGAPQCEINNGGCWNETRGGRTFSACVDDSSTGCKCPPGFTGDGVNSCEDVDECKEKKVCQCPECKCKDTWGSFECTCSGGLLYMQEYDTCISTHPVTKSFGVFFWIVIFGLTAAGVGAYMVYKYRIRSYMDSEIRSIMAQYMPLDGQAEVPSHGSHTDI from the exons ATGGGGAGAGCGTGGGAAAGATCGAAGCTTCTGATCTGGGCTTGGTGCGTCCTATGCGGGTCTTGCGTGGGAAGGTTTGTGGTGGAGAAGAGCAGCTTGAAGGTGTCTACGCCGAAATCGTTGAAGGGAAGTTACGAGAGTTCGATGGGGAATTTCGGCGTCCCTCTATATGGAGGGTCGCTGCTAGGGACCGTTGTTTATCCGGACGACAATCGGGATGCCTGCAAGAGCTTCGAAGGTTTCAATGCTTCGTTGGCGACCGCTCCTAGGGGATCGCCCACTATATTACTTGCTGATCGAGGAG GTTGTTTCTTCACAACGAAGGCATGGAATGCGCAGAATGGCGGCGCTGCTGCGATTCTTGTTGCAGACGACAAGAAAGATGAGGACTTGATCACCATGGATGCCCCAGGAGAAAACCATGGTGATTCTGATTATCTTCAGAACATCACTATTCCCGCTGCATTTATCACAGAATCATTAGGAGATAACATAAAGAAAGCTTTGTCTGCTGGGGAGATGGTTATTGTTACCCTTGACTGGACTGAAGCTCTTCCTTATCCAGATGAGCGGGTTGAGTATGAATTCTGGACAAATAGCAATGATGAGTGTGGGCCAAAATGTGACACTCAGATTGAGTTTGTTAAGAACTTTAAGGGGGCTGCACAAATACTTGAGCACAAAGGGTACGCTCAGTTCACACCACACTATATAACGTGGTTCTGCCCCAAACAATTTCTTTCGACCGAGGAGTGCAGGTCACAGTGTATTAACAGCGGGAGGTACTGTGCTCCTGATCCCGAGCAGGATTTCAGTAAAGGTTATAATGGAAGGGACGTTGTACTTCAGAATTTACGTGAAATTTGCTTTTTTAAAGTGGCTAATGAGAGCAACAAGCCATGGCTCTGGTGGGATTTTGTAAGTGACTTTGCAATTCGGTGCccaatgaaagagaagaagttCAACAAAGAGTGCGCAGAAAAAGTCATCCAATCACTTG GTGTTGATCTCGAGAAGATAAACCAATGCATAGGTGACCCAGATGCCGACAAGGACAACCCAGTCCTCAAAGCTGAACAGGACGCACAG ATTGGCAAAGGGTCTCGTGGAGATGTTTCCATTTTGCCTACATTAATCATTAACAATCGACAGTACAGAG GTAAATTGGATAGAGAAGTGGTTCTAAAAGCCGTATGTGCAGGTTTCCAAGAAACCACTGAACCAGATATTTGCTTAAGTTCAG ATATTGAAACAAATGAATGTCTGGAAAACAATGGGGGTTGCTGGCAGGACGAAGTTGCTAACATTACTGCATGCCAG GATACATTTCGGGGAAGAGTTTGTGAATGCCCTCTTGTGCAAGGTGTGAAATTTGTTGGCGATGGCTATACACACTGTGAag CTTCTGGAGCTCCACAATGTGAAATCAACAATGGCGGCTGCTGGAACGAAACACGTGGTGGCAGGACATTCTCTGCTTGTGTT GATGACAGCAGCACCGGTTGCAAATGTCCTCCTGGCTTCACCGGAGATGGTGTAAACTCCTGTGAAG ATGTGGATgaatgcaaagaaaagaaagtctgCCAGTGCCCAGAATGCAAATGCAAGGACACATGGGGCAGCTTTGAGTGCACCTGCAGTGGTGGATTACTGTACATGCAGGAATATGATACCTGCATAA GTACACACCCtgtcacaaagtcttttggAGTATTTTTCTGGATTGTCATTTTCGGCTTGACCGCTGCTGGAGTTGGAGCATACATGGTGTACAAATATAGAATCCGG AGTTACATGGACTCCGAGATACGATCAATCATGGCACAGTACATGCCACTGGATGGTCAGGCAGAGGTGCCGAGTCATGGCTCTCATACCGATATCTGA
- the LOC104425113 gene encoding vacuolar-sorting receptor 1 isoform X1, translating into MGRAWERSKLLIWAWCVLCGSCVGRFVVEKSSLKVSTPKSLKGSYESSMGNFGVPLYGGSLLGTVVYPDDNRDACKSFEGFNASLATAPRGSPTILLADRGGCFFTTKAWNAQNGGAAAILVADDKKDEDLITMDAPGENHGDSDYLQNITIPAAFITESLGDNIKKALSAGEMVIVTLDWTEALPYPDERVEYEFWTNSNDECGPKCDTQIEFVKNFKGAAQILEHKGYAQFTPHYITWFCPKQFLSTEECRSQCINSGRYCAPDPEQDFSKGYNGRDVVLQNLREICFFKVANESNKPWLWWDFVSDFAIRCPMKEKKFNKECAEKVIQSLGVDLEKINQCIGDPDADKDNPVLKAEQDAQIGKGSRGDVSILPTLIINNRQYRGKLDREVVLKAVCAGFQETTEPDICLSSDIETNECLENNGGCWQDEVANITACQDTFRGRVCECPLVQGVKFVGDGYTHCEVKNLTASGAPQCEINNGGCWNETRGGRTFSACVDDSSTGCKCPPGFTGDGVNSCEDVDECKEKKVCQCPECKCKDTWGSFECTCSGGLLYMQEYDTCISTHPVTKSFGVFFWIVIFGLTAAGVGAYMVYKYRIRSYMDSEIRSIMAQYMPLDGQAEVPSHGSHTDI; encoded by the exons ATGGGGAGAGCGTGGGAAAGATCGAAGCTTCTGATCTGGGCTTGGTGCGTCCTATGCGGGTCTTGCGTGGGAAGGTTTGTGGTGGAGAAGAGCAGCTTGAAGGTGTCTACGCCGAAATCGTTGAAGGGAAGTTACGAGAGTTCGATGGGGAATTTCGGCGTCCCTCTATATGGAGGGTCGCTGCTAGGGACCGTTGTTTATCCGGACGACAATCGGGATGCCTGCAAGAGCTTCGAAGGTTTCAATGCTTCGTTGGCGACCGCTCCTAGGGGATCGCCCACTATATTACTTGCTGATCGAGGAG GTTGTTTCTTCACAACGAAGGCATGGAATGCGCAGAATGGCGGCGCTGCTGCGATTCTTGTTGCAGACGACAAGAAAGATGAGGACTTGATCACCATGGATGCCCCAGGAGAAAACCATGGTGATTCTGATTATCTTCAGAACATCACTATTCCCGCTGCATTTATCACAGAATCATTAGGAGATAACATAAAGAAAGCTTTGTCTGCTGGGGAGATGGTTATTGTTACCCTTGACTGGACTGAAGCTCTTCCTTATCCAGATGAGCGGGTTGAGTATGAATTCTGGACAAATAGCAATGATGAGTGTGGGCCAAAATGTGACACTCAGATTGAGTTTGTTAAGAACTTTAAGGGGGCTGCACAAATACTTGAGCACAAAGGGTACGCTCAGTTCACACCACACTATATAACGTGGTTCTGCCCCAAACAATTTCTTTCGACCGAGGAGTGCAGGTCACAGTGTATTAACAGCGGGAGGTACTGTGCTCCTGATCCCGAGCAGGATTTCAGTAAAGGTTATAATGGAAGGGACGTTGTACTTCAGAATTTACGTGAAATTTGCTTTTTTAAAGTGGCTAATGAGAGCAACAAGCCATGGCTCTGGTGGGATTTTGTAAGTGACTTTGCAATTCGGTGCccaatgaaagagaagaagttCAACAAAGAGTGCGCAGAAAAAGTCATCCAATCACTTG GTGTTGATCTCGAGAAGATAAACCAATGCATAGGTGACCCAGATGCCGACAAGGACAACCCAGTCCTCAAAGCTGAACAGGACGCACAG ATTGGCAAAGGGTCTCGTGGAGATGTTTCCATTTTGCCTACATTAATCATTAACAATCGACAGTACAGAG GTAAATTGGATAGAGAAGTGGTTCTAAAAGCCGTATGTGCAGGTTTCCAAGAAACCACTGAACCAGATATTTGCTTAAGTTCAG ATATTGAAACAAATGAATGTCTGGAAAACAATGGGGGTTGCTGGCAGGACGAAGTTGCTAACATTACTGCATGCCAG GATACATTTCGGGGAAGAGTTTGTGAATGCCCTCTTGTGCAAGGTGTGAAATTTGTTGGCGATGGCTATACACACTGTGAag TCAAGAACTTGACAGCTTCTGGAGCTCCACAATGTGAAATCAACAATGGCGGCTGCTGGAACGAAACACGTGGTGGCAGGACATTCTCTGCTTGTGTT GATGACAGCAGCACCGGTTGCAAATGTCCTCCTGGCTTCACCGGAGATGGTGTAAACTCCTGTGAAG ATGTGGATgaatgcaaagaaaagaaagtctgCCAGTGCCCAGAATGCAAATGCAAGGACACATGGGGCAGCTTTGAGTGCACCTGCAGTGGTGGATTACTGTACATGCAGGAATATGATACCTGCATAA GTACACACCCtgtcacaaagtcttttggAGTATTTTTCTGGATTGTCATTTTCGGCTTGACCGCTGCTGGAGTTGGAGCATACATGGTGTACAAATATAGAATCCGG AGTTACATGGACTCCGAGATACGATCAATCATGGCACAGTACATGCCACTGGATGGTCAGGCAGAGGTGCCGAGTCATGGCTCTCATACCGATATCTGA
- the LOC104425112 gene encoding protein FATTY ACID EXPORT 3, chloroplastic: MGQLWTAPLGPKKWTLPGDAIRTMRQTWPDKLSGPDSGSDWDILIGPQRVSSRWSPCSSKTLPSPPPPPPPCVSGEPPPLLGPRRAASSLRLAPLLRPRACRFSVASEDGPPKGLRFGLLSLDRRSSSFVAFAASHEESRSELDVESENDDLETKAEESEEAWKQTLDAFKEQALKMHSISQEAYDIYSKKAVVILKEASEQLKIQAEKARYELAIVAKELSEEGQEYLSVAAEKTPEPVKEIVETFSTPTEDLNDISKVQDFYLGIPYGLILTAGGFLSFMLTGSISAIRFGIILGGTLLALSVSSLRYYKRGKSSPIALTGQAAIAGILFLRETRFLSQRLSPFSFLTTAISGGMLVFYLYKMKQKRDQVKGPSYEEGTETQ; this comes from the exons ATGGGTCAACTATGGACCGCTCCTCTTGGGCCAAAGAAATGGACTCTTCCTGGCGACGCGATTCGGACAATGAGGCAAACCTGGCCAGACAAATTGTCTGGGCCTGACTCTGGATCCGATTGGGACATCCTTATCGGGCCTCAGCGAGTAT CGTCTCGATGGAGTCCTTGCTCGTCAAAAACCCTACCttctcctccacctccacctcctccctgCGTCTCCGGCGAGCCGCCGCCACTCCTCGGGCCGCGGCGCGCCGCGTCGTCCCTCCGTCTCGCGCCTCTTCTCCGTCCCCGCGCCTGCAGGTTCTCCGTCGCTTCCGAAGATGGCCCTCCGAAGGGGCTCCGCTTCGGCCTCCTCTCGCTCGACCGGAGGAGTTCGTCCTTCGTCGCCTTCGCGGCTTCTCACGAGGAGTCG CGTTCGGAACTCGATGTGGAAAGCGAAAATGATGATCTTGAGACGAAAGCTGAAGAATCGGAAGAAGCATGGAAGCAGACTTTAGATGCTTTCAAGGAGCAAGCTCTGAAGATGCACAGCATCTCCCAGGAAGCCTATGACATATACTCGAAGAAAGCGGTGGTTATTCTGAAAGAGGCTTCGGAGCAGTTGAAAATTCAAGCGGAAAAGGCCAGATATGAGTTGGCTATTGTAGCGAAAGAACTCAGCGAGGAAGGTCAAGAATATCTGTCCGTGGCTGCGGAGAAGACGCCCGAACCTGTGAAGGAGATTGTAGAGACGTTTTCGACTCCGACTGAGGATCTGAATGATATCTCAAAAGTCCAGGACTTTTACCTTGGAATACCATACG GTTTGATTCTTACTGCCGgcggttttctttctttcatgctAACGGGGAGCATCTCTGCCATTAGATTTGGTATCATCCTTGGAGGTACTCTTTTGGCTTTGAGCGTATCAAGTTTGAGAtattacaaaagaggaaaatcttCTCCTATAGCATTGACAGGGCAGGCAG CCATTGCAGGAATATTATTTCTAAGAGAGACACGCTTCCTCTCTCAG AGGCTGTCCCCTTTTAGTTTTTTGACGACTGCCATCAG tGGAGGGATGCTAGTGTTTTATCTGTATAAGATGAAGCAGAAAAGAGATCAGGTGAAAGGTCCTTCCTACGAAGAGGGGACCGAAACTCAATGA